The DNA sequence CAAATCCGCTTTTGACATCAGCTATTGCCTCGTAATGGCTGCGGACGGCACGCCTGCCTGACGTCAGATAGCCCGGTTCTCCCGGCTGTCCGGGCTCGAATCCCACCACCATAACTCGCACGTCGGCGCTGTTTTTACGCACCTGCATGGTGAGATAGGTGACATTGGCGGCTTTAGCCACACCGGGCATGCCGAGAATATCACGGTAGACATCATCGTGAATACTGGACGACTCGGCATAGGGGCCCAGTGTGTCTTTCTGTACCACCCACAGATCAGCGCCGCTGTTGTTGAGCAGGACTTTAGCGTCGTCCACCATACCGCGGTAGACCCCTGCCATCGTGAATGTAACACCGATAAGCAGCCCCAGTCCCAGGCCGGTGAGGACGAACTTGCCCCATGAATGAAGTATGTCGCGGCCCGCGAGGCTGATCATTTTGTTTTCCCTCCCAATGAAGAAACTACCTTGATGCGGCTGTCTTCCCTGATCTCCCGATCGCTGTAGATGATGACCTCGTCGCCGGCTTGCAGTCCCCCGACAATCTGAACCTTGCCATCGAGGCCTTCTGCCCCGGTTTCCACCTGTACAAAACGTATATGCGCATCCTTATACAGCCAGACACCGGTTTGGCCGCCTTGATGGTGCAGACCGGCGTTCGGCAGTATGATGGCGTTGTTGATAACAGGCAGGTGCAGAGTTACTTCAGCCATTTCACCGATAGACACCCCTTGCGGAAGACTATCAAAAGCCACCTCAGCTATGCGTTCCTCTGTTACACTGTCGCTGATAGGTTCGATGCGGACGACCCTTCCTTTAAAGGCTTTTCCTGGATTGGAGCGAAGCGTGATTGAAGCGGGCAGGCCTACCCTGAGACCGGCGGAGCGGCCCTGATCTAATCTTACAGTTATCCAGAGACCGGCGGGCTGCACCAGCTTGAGTACAGCCTGTCCGGCTACGACAGTGGAACCGGGCTCAGCATACCGTGAAATTACAACACCGTCGGCGGGCGATACCATGTTGATATTCTGCCGTTGCTGCCTTACTCCTTCACTTTCAGCGGTTAGCCTGGCCAGCTCTTTCCTTGCTCCGGCCAGTGCGGCTTCTGCTGAGGCGAGCAGTGCATCCGCAGATCTTTTTTGCTGTACCTTGCCCTCCACTGTACTCCGGCTGACGATATCCTTTTGACCAAGGTCTATGTAACGGCGTTCCTCAATGTCAGCCAATTCCTTGCGGCTCTTAGCATCATTCACCTGGGCTTCAGCAGCTTCCACGGCACTGCCTGCACGGTTATACGCGGCAACAGCAGAGGCCACGCGATCGTTGAGGTCCACAGTCTCCATTTCCGCCAGTAACTGACCATGTTTGACCGTATCGCCGACATCAACCAGTACCTGCTTCACCCGGCCCGCAGCAGTCGGTCCTATGAGATACGTGCGCCGTGCATCCACTGTACCGATGCCGAACAAGGCAGGTGATACATCCCCTTTCGTAACCTGAACTATGGTCACCCGTGTAGGCGCCAGCGGCCCGCTCTTCGTCGCTACCCACCCAAATGCAACCACCAGTAAGATACCGAAAGCAGCAAACCAGACCTGGCGTTGCAGGGTTATGGGAATTTTCATCTTATCTCCTTCCAAAATAGTTCACTCGAAAATCCCTTCCGGCGGGGTAAGAAAACCCCGCCTATCCATATCTACGAGGATAGGCGGGACATTCTTGTCCCGCTGATTTTCATAGCCCTTTGTGAGCGCCCCGCTCATGACAGTTCATCCGAAAATCAACCCCATCCCCACCCTAACCCTCCCCTTGAAGGGGAGGGGATAAAAACTAAGCACCCTCTCCCTCAGGGAGAGGGTCCGGGTGAGGGTGGGGTTTTCATTGCCCTTTGTGAACCCTCGGCTCATGTGGGTTCATCCGAAAATCTCCTAACTGGCTGTTCGTCATGGTTCGACAGGCTCATCATGACAGCATTTTTCTTACTTCTTTCTTCTTACCTCTTACTTCTACTCGATGCTCACTATTATCATGCCCCATTATTCACACTTTGATAATCTTTTTATAAGCCTGCCACAATTTCCTGCTCTCCCCGGATAATGACATCTGAAAATTACTAAAAGTCCACCTTATGGCGCTTATCTGTATCATGCCTATAAACATTGCGGCTGTTGCCTCTGCGTTCATGTCGGATTTGATACTGCCTCCTCTGATACCTTTTTTTAATATATCTGTCAGAGTCTTCAGGTAACGGTTTATAAGAGAGTGCATCTTATCACGGAGTTCCGTCCTTAGTATTGTATCTGATGAGAAAACAATCCTCGGGATCCCCCTGTTATCCTGAATCATGGAGATGTGCTGATTAAAAATAGTTTCCAGTTTTTCTACCGGTCCGGATGGCCCATCAATAACAGTCCTAAGATTATATGAAAGTGTCTGATCTATATGTTCAATAACAGCAGTTAATATGGCATCCTTATTCTCGAAATGCCTATAGAGATTGGCCTCTGATATTCCGACAATTTTTGCAATACTTAGTGTTGTAAGGCCTTGTATGCCCCCTTCTCCAATAACCTCAAGGGCAGCCTGCACTATCTGATCCCTTCTTGTTTCTGTTTTCTCTTTTTTTAGAGCCATAACTTATTTCTTTTCTCCCTGATAGAAATGCTCCACTATCTGTGCCTTGAATTTTGTATGGCAGGCGATACATGCCTTCTGAACCTTTGCAAAGCTGCTGACTACAGCGTCAATGTTTCTCTTCTTTGCAGATTCTCCAAGTTCCTTTGCACTTGCATGAACCTTGTCATCCATACCTTTCAGCTCAGGCGCCTGCCTTTTCATAAATCCTAATATCCGTATACGTTCTGTTACCGGAGGCTTGTCATGGCCGGCAATCTTCACTGCATTTTCTTCGATTGATTTGAAATCTTCGCGGTTTATGGCATCTACTATTGCCTTCATACGATCATTCATCCCGTTCATAATAGTCCTCAACTGAAGCTCTGCCATTGTCACAGCAGGTGCGGCAATAAGAACCGCCAGCACAAAAAACAATATCTTAAATCTTCTCATAATAAAAACCTCCTATGTAAGTAAACGTTCACTTACATATTAATAAAATAAATCTGCCGTGTCAAGTTATTCGGGAACAAGATTTTTCAATGGGCTCATGTTATAATGTGCGTCTGACTCTGGAAAATGCGATATTGGCAGGAGGCTTCCGGCAAACTCAGATAAGCCATGGTTCACAAAGGGGGATGAAAAGCCCACCCTCACCCTGATCCCCCCTCCTGCCTCCCCCCGCAAAAGAGGGGGGAGGGATTTGGAAGGAATTTAATTGCAGCTCTCCCTGAGGTAGAGGGGGCTATGTTGATTCCCTCCCCTTCAAGGGGAGGGGTAGGGTGGGGATGGGGTTATTTTCGGGTGAAGAAAAACAAAATACTTATTACATGTGCTAAGGGGATAACACCTTATTTGAAGGAAGAAATCCTTCTGCTCGGATTTCCCGTAATCTCTGAAACTGTTGCGGGCATTGAGACAGAGGGGACTTTGGATGATACCCTCCGGCTAAATCTCCTTCTCCGCACAGGGCATCGCGTCCTCTT is a window from the Nitrospirota bacterium genome containing:
- a CDS encoding efflux RND transporter periplasmic adaptor subunit — its product is MKIPITLQRQVWFAAFGILLVVAFGWVATKSGPLAPTRVTIVQVTKGDVSPALFGIGTVDARRTYLIGPTAAGRVKQVLVDVGDTVKHGQLLAEMETVDLNDRVASAVAAYNRAGSAVEAAEAQVNDAKSRKELADIEERRYIDLGQKDIVSRSTVEGKVQQKRSADALLASAEAALAGARKELARLTAESEGVRQQRQNINMVSPADGVVISRYAEPGSTVVAGQAVLKLVQPAGLWITVRLDQGRSAGLRVGLPASITLRSNPGKAFKGRVVRIEPISDSVTEERIAEVAFDSLPQGVSIGEMAEVTLHLPVINNAIILPNAGLHHQGGQTGVWLYKDAHIRFVQVETGAEGLDGKVQIVGGLQAGDEVIIYSDREIREDSRIKVVSSLGGKTK
- a CDS encoding TetR/AcrR family transcriptional regulator, which produces MALKKEKTETRRDQIVQAALEVIGEGGIQGLTTLSIAKIVGISEANLYRHFENKDAILTAVIEHIDQTLSYNLRTVIDGPSGPVEKLETIFNQHISMIQDNRGIPRIVFSSDTILRTELRDKMHSLINRYLKTLTDILKKGIRGGSIKSDMNAEATAAMFIGMIQISAIRWTFSNFQMSLSGESRKLWQAYKKIIKV
- a CDS encoding cytochrome c, whose translation is MRRFKILFFVLAVLIAAPAVTMAELQLRTIMNGMNDRMKAIVDAINREDFKSIEENAVKIAGHDKPPVTERIRILGFMKRQAPELKGMDDKVHASAKELGESAKKRNIDAVVSSFAKVQKACIACHTKFKAQIVEHFYQGEKK